Below is a genomic region from Thioalkalivibrio sp. XN279.
AATTCCCCCCGGTCCCGGTATCCACCCCCACCGGATCCACCGACAGGAACCGCCCCACCTCGGGGTCGTAGTAGCGCTGCTGCATGTACACCAGCCCGGAGCCGGCGTCGTGCACATGGCCGGTGTAGCCAGGCGCATCGGCGATGGCTTGGCGTGGCAGCCCATAGGGCTCGTACTCGTAGCGCTGAACGACGTTCCGGTTCTGGTCCGTCTCCAGCACCACCGACCCCAGCAGGTCCGTATGCAGGTAGGTGACCGTCTCGGCCTGGACAGGGGAAACCAGGAGGCCGGCCAGCAGCAGGCCGGCCCCGAGCTGCTTCAGCAAGCGTGTATGCATCATCGCTTCCCCGCTCCCCACGCTATCGCCAGGCCCCAAGTCGGGACGGCCGGAGTCATCTAGCGAATGGTCGATCCAGCCCGATAGTGGCGATGATCGGACGCGGGCTCGATTGGAGGAAGTACTTATCCGGCGCCATGCGACGGCGCAGCGGCACCGACCGCGCACACCTCACGCGCCAGGCATCTGAGCCAAGCGGGAGGTGTGCGCGGTCGGTGCCGCGGACAGGCAGGGGGAGCAGGCCCGACCGACCGCCGGGCCGCCCCGTCAGCGCTTCATCGAGTCGAAGAAGTCGACGTTGGTCTTGGTGTCCTGCAGCTTCGACAGCAGGAACTCGACCGCCGCGAGCTCGTCCATCGGGTGCAGCAGCTTCCTGAGGATCCACATCTTCTGCAGCTCGGACTCGGCGGTGAGCAGGTCCTCGCGCCGCGTGCCGGAGCGGTTGATGTTCATGGCCGGGAAGATGCGCTTCTCGGCGATGCGCCGGTCGAGGTGGATCTCGAGGTTGCCGGTGCCCTTGAACTCCTCGTAGATGACGTCGTCCATGCGCGAGCCGGTGTCGATCAGCGCCGTGGCGAGGATCGTCAGGCTGCCGCCCTCCTCGATGTTGCGCGCGGCGCCGAAGAAGCGCTTCGGCCGGTGCAGGGCGTTGGCGTCGACGCCGCCGGTCAGCACCTTGCCCGAGGACGGCACCACGGTGTTGTAGGCGCGCGCCAGCCGGGTGATGGAGTCGAGCAGGATGACCACGTCCTTCTTGTGCTCGACCAGGCGCTTGGCCTTCTCGATCACCATCTCGGCCACCTGCACGTGGCGGGTTGCGGGCTCGTCGAAGGTCGAGGACACGACTTCGCCGCGCACGGTGCGCGACATCTCGGTGACTTCCTCCGGGCGCTCGTCGATGAGCAGCACCATGAGATAGCACTCGGGATGGTTGGCGGCGATGCTCTGCGCGATGTGCTGCAGCAGCATGGTCTTGCCGGCCTTGGGCGGCGACACGATCAGGCCGCGCTGGCCCTTGCCGATGGGCGCGACGAGATCAATGATGCGCGCCGTCAGGTCCTCGCGGCTGCCGTTGCCCTGCTCCATGCGCAGGCGCTTGTTGGGGAACAGCGGCGTGAGGTTCTCGAACAGCACCTTGTGGCGCGCGCTCTCGGGCGAGTCGTAGTTGATCTCGCCGACCTTGAGCAGGGCGAAATAGCGCTCGCCTTCCTTCGGCGGCCGGATCAGGCCGGAGACGGTGTCGCCGGTGCGCAGGCTGAAGCGGCGAATCTGGCTCGGGCTGACATAAATGTCGTCCGGCCCGGCGAGGTATGAACCGTCGGCGAAGCGCAGGAAGCCGAAACCGTCCTGCAGGATCTCCAGCACGCCGTCGCCGTAGATGTCCTCGCCGTTCTTCGCGTGCGCCTTGAGGATGGAAAAGATGATGTCCTGCTTGCGCGAGCGGGCCAGGTTTTCCAGGCCCATGGACTCGGCCAGCGCCACCAGCTCGTGCGCCGGGCGGCGCTTGAGCTCGGCCAGGTTCATCGCGTTGCGCGTGCGCTCCAGGTCTTCCTGCGAGATGACCTCGACTTCCTCGAAGTCCGGCAGCATGTCCGGATGGTGGCGATCGCCACCACCGCCGCCGCCACCGCCGGGCTTGCGACGCCGCGACTTTTTCCGTCCCCCGTCCCGCGGATTGCGGTGACCACCCTGCGGGTTCCCCCCCTGGGGACCGTCGTTTCTGCTGCCGTCAGAGGCCATATCGTTATTCCGACCTGAGTTGCGATTGGACTGGGCGCCCCGGGCGGAATTGCCCAGGTAACCTGTCACAGATGCTGATCCAGGAACTCGGTGAGCTGCTTCTTGCTCAACGCACCGACCTTCTGGGCTTCCACCGAGCCGTTCTTGAACAGCATCAGCGTGGGGATTCCGCGAATGCCGAACTTCGGCGGCGTGTGCGGGTTTTCATCGATGTTGATCTTCGCCACGCGCAGGCGCCCGGCGTACTCGCCGGCCACCTCGTCGAGGATCGGCGCGATCATCTTGCACGGTCCGCACCACTCGGCCCAGAAGTCCAGCAACACTGGCACCTCCGCCTTCAGCACGTCGTTATCAAAACTGGAATCACTCGTGTAAACGATT
It encodes:
- the rho gene encoding transcription termination factor Rho, whose translation is MNLAELKRRPAHELVALAESMGLENLARSRKQDIIFSILKAHAKNGEDIYGDGVLEILQDGFGFLRFADGSYLAGPDDIYVSPSQIRRFSLRTGDTVSGLIRPPKEGERYFALLKVGEINYDSPESARHKVLFENLTPLFPNKRLRMEQGNGSREDLTARIIDLVAPIGKGQRGLIVSPPKAGKTMLLQHIAQSIAANHPECYLMVLLIDERPEEVTEMSRTVRGEVVSSTFDEPATRHVQVAEMVIEKAKRLVEHKKDVVILLDSITRLARAYNTVVPSSGKVLTGGVDANALHRPKRFFGAARNIEEGGSLTILATALIDTGSRMDDVIYEEFKGTGNLEIHLDRRIAEKRIFPAMNINRSGTRREDLLTAESELQKMWILRKLLHPMDELAAVEFLLSKLQDTKTNVDFFDSMKR
- the trxA gene encoding thioredoxin TrxA, coding for MSEQIVYTSDSSFDNDVLKAEVPVLLDFWAEWCGPCKMIAPILDEVAGEYAGRLRVAKINIDENPHTPPKFGIRGIPTLMLFKNGSVEAQKVGALSKKQLTEFLDQHL